A stretch of the Chanos chanos chromosome 1, fChaCha1.1, whole genome shotgun sequence genome encodes the following:
- the fbxl14b gene encoding F-box/LRR-repeat protein 14b produces the protein METHISCLFPEILAMIFSYLDVRDKGRVAQVCTAWRDASYHKSVWRGVEAKLHLRRANPSLFPSLQARGIRRVQILSLRRSLSYVIQGMPNIESLNLSGCYNLTDNGLGHAFVQEIPSLRVLNLSLCKQITDSSLGRIAQYLKNLEVLELGGCSNITNTGLLLIAWGLHRLKSLNLRSCRHVSDVGIGHLAGMTRSAAEGCLNLEYLTLQDCQKLTDLSLKHISKGLTKLKVLNLSFCGGISDAGMIHLSHMTSLWSLNLRSCDNISDTGIMHLAMGTLRLSGLDVSFCDKIGDQSLAYIAQGLYQLKSLSLCSCHISDDGINRMVRQMHELRTLNIGQCVRITDKGLELIADHLTQLTGIDLYGCTKITKRGLERITQLPCLKVLNLGLWQMTESEKVR, from the coding sequence ATGGAGACGCACATATCGTGCCTCTTCCCGGAAATTTTAGCCATGATTTTCAGTTACTTGGACGTAAGGGACAAAGGCAGAGTGGCCCAAGTGTGCACGGCGTGGAGGGACGCCTCTTATCACAAGTCGGTGTGGAGGGGGGTGGAAGCCAAGCTGCATTTGAGGAGGGCGAACCCGTCGCTGTTCCCTAGCCTCCAGGCCCGGGGAATCCGGCGAGTACAGATCTTAAGCCTCCGGCGAAGCCTGAGCTACGTGATCCAGGGAATGCCAAACATTGAGAGTTTGAACCTAAGCGGCTGCTATAACTTAACAGATAACGGCCTGGGGCATGCTTTCGTACAGGAAATACCTTCCCTGCGGGTACTCAACCTGAGCCTTTGCAAACAGATCACGGACTCTAGCCTGGGCAGAATTGCTCAGTATTTGAAAAACCTAGAGGTGTTGGAGCTTGGGGGCTGCAGCAACATCACCAATACTGGTTTGTTACTCATTGCTTGGGGTTTGCACAGACTCAAGAGCCTGAACCTGAGGAGCTGCCGGCATGTGTCCGATGTGGGTATAGGGCATTTGGCTGGCATGACTAGGAGTGCAGCAGAAGGCTGTTTGAACCTGGAGTACCTGACGCTGCAGGACTGCCAGAAGTTGACGGACCTGTCCCTCAAACACATCTCCAAAGGCTTGACCAAGCTTAAAGTTCTTAATTTGAGTTTCTGCGGGGGTATTTCGGACGCCGGCATGATTCATCTGTCCCACATGACAAGTCTTTGGAGCCTTAACCTACGGTCTTGCGACAACATCAGTGATACGGGAATTATGCACCTCGCTATGGGCACTTTGAGGCTATCGGGCCTCGACGTGTCTTTCTGCGACAAGATCGGGGACCAGAGCCTGGCGTACATTGCCCAGGGACTGTACCAGCTCAAGTCGCTGTCGCTGTGTTCGTGCCACATTAGCGACGACGGCATCAATCGGATGGTGCGCCAGATGCACGAGCTGAGGACCCTCAACATTGGCCAGTGTGTGCGGATTACAGACAAAGGACTCGAGCTCATAGCCGACCACTTGACTCAGTTGACTGGCATCGATCTGTATGGATGTACAAAAATCACTAAGAGGGGCTTGGAGAGAATAACGCAGCTCCCCTGCCTTAAAGTTTTGAACCTGGGCCTCTGGCAGAtgactgagagtgagaaagtgaggtGA